A part of Haliotis asinina isolate JCU_RB_2024 chromosome 10, JCU_Hal_asi_v2, whole genome shotgun sequence genomic DNA contains:
- the LOC137298405 gene encoding probable G-protein coupled receptor 139: MFGIGGSKPRTVDSSRKTHLFVLNRSQSDLTLDLMTVSREGSEVFGAEMQELANQSVVYSGIRESDGYENFYVQARFVTGLICYPIVCAFGLVGNVLSIIVMCQKQMTSSTNVYLLALAISDCIKLISDFLYFMVILLLEIDFPRGNRAFGFLYPYAHYIFNSSLCISAWLTVSVAVERYIYVCHPTKVKHYCGISRARTISTSVFLIMSLLAIPYAMRYRTVEQYNNTTAHHYYDLQVSDLWMNDTFSTTYIWLQNFLRSIIPLCILIILNTCIIYGMRRCRIGRSKSSRRHRITVMLIVVIIVFLVCITPDAIMSTFFGIGYYEEKFLQRGVREITDLLLLVNSACNFIIYCIFNTIFWRNFVYLFCRPCCGPTVQMEESQIRRLSLVGRPRPSLHVRIGSRKFKDGLLSEV; the protein is encoded by the exons ATGTTCGGAATCGGGGGTTCTAAACCACGAACCGTGGATAGCTCCAGGAAAACCCATCTCTTTGTCCTTAACAG AAGCCAGAGTGACCTGACCCTTGACCTGATGACGGTCTCACGTGAGGGTTCGGAGGTGTTCGGCGCCGAGATGCAGGAGCTGGCCAACCAGAGCGTCGTGTACAGCGGTATCCGGGAGAGCGATGGATATGAGAACTTCTACGTACAAGCCCGTTTTGTGACAGGGCTGATATGCTACCCCATCGTGTGTGCGTTTGGATTGGTTGGAAATGTACTCAGTATTATCGTCATGTGCCAGAAACAAATGACGTCTTCAACAAATGTATACCTTCTCGCCTTAGCTATTTCGGATTGTATCAAACTGATCAGTGACTTTCTATACTTCATGGTGATTTTGTTACTGGAAATTGACTTCCCTAGAGGGAACAGGGCGTTTGGATTTTTATATCCCTACGCGCACTATATTTTCAACTCGTCGTTGTGTATATCCGCGTGGCTGACAGTGTCTGTGGCGGTGGAGCGATACATTTATGTCTGTCACCCGACCAAAGTAAAGCACTACTGTGGTATATCACGAGCGAGGACTATTTCCACGTCAGTGTTCCTCATCATGAGTCTACTGGCTATTCCCTACGCCATGCGTTACCGGACAGTCGAGCAATACAACAATACGACTGCCCACCATTACTACGATCTGCAGGTATCTGACTTGTGGATGAACGATACATTTTCAACGACGTATATCTGGCTTCAGAATTTTCTGCGTTCAATCATCCCGCTGTGTATTCTCATAATCCTTAACACTTGTATTATCTACGGCATGAGACGATGCAGAATCGGCAGGTCAAAGTCGAGCAGACGGCACCGCATCACCGTCATGTTGATTGTCGTCATCATCGTGTTTCTCGTCTGCATAACCCCGGATGCCATCATGTCGACATTCTTCGGAATCGGATATTATGAAGAGAAGTTCCTCCAAAGAGGCGTCCGGGAGATCACAGACTTGCTACTTCTTGTCAATTCGGCTTgtaattttatcatttattgcaTATTTAACACAATATTTTGGAGAAACTTTGTGTATTTATTCTGTAGGCCTTGTTGTGGTCCAACAGTTCAAATGGAAGAGTCACAAATACGACGATTGTCACTGGTAGGTCGACCACGTCCATCCTTGCATGTGCGAATAGGAAGCCGGAAGTTCAAAGATGGACTCCTGTCAGAAGTCTGA